The following coding sequences are from one Arcobacter nitrofigilis DSM 7299 window:
- a CDS encoding GDSL-type esterase/lipase family protein, which translates to MKNNIDIVMLGDSLTARGEWDVILYPKKVINLGHDADTTSDILNRLDLAIEVHSKSIYLMIGINDMNTYKSLDKIFENYIKILNRLEKESSSKIFVQSVLYTQMNSFNKKVKEINIRLEKYCNDNNLTYIDLNRVLSRDEVLLNIYTTDGLHLNMKAYVDWASELRNYF; encoded by the coding sequence ATGAAAAATAATATTGATATAGTAATGTTAGGTGACTCTCTTACAGCTAGGGGAGAGTGGGATGTTATTCTTTACCCTAAAAAAGTTATTAATCTAGGTCATGATGCAGATACTACAAGTGATATCTTAAATAGATTAGATTTAGCTATTGAAGTTCACTCTAAAAGTATTTATTTAATGATTGGTATTAATGATATGAATACCTATAAAAGCTTAGATAAAATCTTTGAGAATTATATAAAAATATTAAATAGATTAGAAAAAGAGTCCTCTTCAAAAATTTTTGTACAATCTGTGCTTTATACTCAAATGAACTCTTTTAATAAAAAAGTAAAAGAGATTAATATTAGACTTGAAAAGTATTGCAATGACAATAATCTTACCTATATTGATTTAAATAGAGTATTATCAAGAGATGAGGTTTTATTAAATATATATACAACTGATGGCTTGCATCTAAATATGAAAGCTTATGTTGATTGGGCAAGTGAACTTAGAAACTATTTTTAA
- a CDS encoding energy-coupling factor ABC transporter ATP-binding protein has product MSCSVTVVDVNYLCESKSLLENINLNVGHEEKVAVVGENGSGKSTLLKIIAGLISPSSGYIEIFHDKMNSSKDFRKYRSDIGYLPQDVSNHFLCPTVIEDVMFALRAKGVSKDESYEKAIEVLENLNIKKLKDRVIHDLSGGEQKIVALAGILITKPKILLLDEPTNDLDEKSENTICEILNSIKKSMIIVSHHKSFIDKLTLTIYRLNKSLIKE; this is encoded by the coding sequence ATGAGTTGTTCTGTAACTGTGGTAGATGTAAACTATTTGTGTGAAAGCAAAAGTTTATTGGAAAATATAAATTTAAATGTAGGACATGAAGAAAAAGTTGCTGTTGTTGGAGAAAATGGAAGTGGCAAAAGTACTTTACTTAAAATAATTGCAGGTTTAATCTCTCCTTCATCTGGCTACATTGAAATATTCCATGATAAGATGAACTCTTCAAAAGATTTTAGAAAATATAGAAGTGACATAGGATATCTACCCCAAGATGTTTCAAATCATTTTTTATGCCCCACTGTAATAGAAGATGTGATGTTTGCTTTAAGGGCAAAAGGTGTTTCAAAAGATGAATCTTATGAAAAAGCTATTGAAGTTTTAGAAAATCTAAATATAAAGAAACTAAAAGATAGGGTTATACATGATTTAAGTGGTGGTGAGCAGAAGATTGTAGCTTTAGCTGGTATTCTTATTACCAAACCAAAAATATTGCTTCTAGATGAGCCTACGAACGATTTAGATGAAAAGAGTGAAAATACTATATGTGAGATATTAAATTCTATAAAAAAATCTATGATAATAGTATCCCATCACAAAAGTTTCATTGATAAACTTACTCTTACAATTTATAGATTAAATAAAAGTTTGATAAAGGAATAA
- a CDS encoding energy-coupling factor transporter transmembrane component T, which produces MNEYPVKLLVSLIYSSIVAFSSDLEYIYLLPILYMVVVEYKEVLKILKKLALINLFIIFLVIFVSFHDVNKAIELFFRTNLILLFNLLVFYKSKGYDIVRGFNSLRFPKKFVTIFYFTIVMIEYLFKEFKTIKATLRLRGFYARSNLFSYQTYGNVFAMMFIKSVRKSEEMRDSLISRGFNGEIYLLEMPSKNKNYIFLSILVFIVVINKMVVNL; this is translated from the coding sequence ATGAACGAATACCCAGTTAAATTATTAGTTTCACTTATTTATTCTAGCATTGTAGCTTTTTCTTCAGACCTAGAGTACATCTATTTATTACCAATTTTATATATGGTAGTAGTGGAGTATAAAGAGGTCTTGAAGATACTTAAAAAACTTGCTTTGATAAATTTATTTATAATATTTTTAGTCATTTTTGTATCTTTTCATGATGTGAATAAAGCCATTGAACTCTTCTTTAGAACGAATCTTATTTTACTATTTAATCTACTTGTTTTTTATAAATCAAAGGGCTATGACATAGTAAGAGGTTTTAATTCACTTAGATTTCCTAAAAAATTTGTAACAATATTTTATTTTACTATTGTGATGATTGAGTATCTTTTTAAAGAATTCAAAACAATAAAAGCAACACTTAGACTTAGGGGCTTTTATGCAAGAAGTAATCTTTTTAGCTATCAAACATATGGAAATGTATTTGCAATGATGTTCATAAAGTCAGTTAGAAAATCAGAAGAGATGAGAGATAGTTTGATTTCAAGGGGATTTAATGGTGAGATTTATTTATTAGAAATGCCCTCAAAAAATAAAAACTATATCTTTCTTTCAATCTTAGTTTTTATAGTAGTAATAAATAAAATGGTGGTAAATTTATGA